The Drosophila sechellia strain sech25 chromosome 2R, ASM438219v1, whole genome shotgun sequence nucleotide sequence gctgctgctgctgctgctgttgctggcgtgcTTGTCGTTCgtgttgctgccgttgttgCGGGTGATAAAGCGCCTTAATCGTGCTTGCCAAGCACTTAACACGTAAACTGCAAAACATAGGACGGTGCGAGAGTCAATGGAGAGTCAGACATGAATGGCAAACAATGGTGGAAAAGTCTATggaaaacaagaaataaaaGCCTTAGACGAAATCATAATGTGTGCCCGCCCTAAAATAACACAATTCCCCTCTATATTTCCCATTTGCCCAAGTGAAGCCGGGCGGGCGTTCGTATTAAGACCACATCGTGATAAATGATGCTCGTGTGGACGCGCTCAGTTTACCTTCAGATTCCACcaattaattaatcatttcaaTCGGGCGAACTCTTTCACAGGGTTTTTACAAGCTGCCAACCCACTGTAAGCCGGCCCCTTGACCCCAGGATCCTTATCTCGATTTGAGCTGGGAAAATCCGCCACACTTTTAAAATCGTGCTTGAATGATTGCTTATCAAAGTGAATTTAAGCAAGTAgtaaattttataataaaatgaattgttaagttagtttaaatattttaaaatctttaaatatataaaaatatttaatcattCTATAATTTTATGGCACATAAACGGCCAGTCACAATTTGACATTTTATCATTTAgcttttattgattttcgtCTTTAATCTATAACCTACATATTGTTATctcccaaaaatatatttcaatctCAGTACTCAAGGTTGCATAATTATTTTGGACACTTATTTCTGATCGATATTGTTTTTCGCAGTGTGCTATTAATATTTCCCTTTTGCTGACGCTGTTTGTGCTATCAGCTTGTTTTGCTCAGTTCTATTCAAAATGTTGGCGCTAACACTTGGATTTGCggtgcagttgctgctgctgatttcactgctgttgctgcttccactgcccgGATTTTCGAGAGAACTGAGGCAACCTTATAGATACGACAGATACGACGGTAATCCTGGCCAAAACCAACCACGGAATTTGGAGCGGAACTGATATGCATAACTAAAACGGGTTGCAAAAGAAACACAATAAACTAGCGTAACACGAAGGCATCTGCATTCCTGCTTAATTCATTTACGGATAGTCGTAGCTGGGGGCTTGGATGCCACTTGGCCTTTGTGGCGCCCAACACATCTGCCCTGACCTTTGTCTGTGTCAAGGTGTGTCCCCAGGTGAAGGCAGTTAACCAGTCTGAGGCGAACACTCGGGTCAACCAACACCTGAACGGCTGCGAAGGCAGCTTGATGGATTGCAGTCGGGCGGAAGTCTCCATCTCCGTTTGCAGTCGAATTCGCGAGAACGCTTCGCACAACCCTCGCTGAATAGTGGCTGCCTTTCGGTTTTGCCTTTTCCCGTAGACTAAAACGCTTATGGGAGGCACCGGAAACGGAAGGAGGGCCGTGCGATGCGCTCGAGCAGCTCATGtgtgagaaatattttcatagtCAAGGTAATCGTCATCCTTTTCAGAGGATTTCTTGGCACGCCAGCGTAAGCTGCTAATAATAAAAGCACTATAAATGTTGCTGCGGTTTGGAGTTCAAGGCTCACATCCAAATGCtttgataataaaaaataatctatatatattttgtgcaGCCTTAAAGTATGCTGAACTTGATTTAACacatatagttatatatatatacgcatTGTTTATGAAAAACCAATCAATCCGCAACATAAATTGTCTCCTCTGGGTATTTGGCGGGGTATCTTGAGGTCGCCACCCTGGACCACATCTTTctgcattttaattatgaaAGCGAGTCTCACAGACCCATtcatttttctattttttttttgtttttgttatgtAACAAGGTCGTGTACATGAATTACATTCGCCATACACAGTGGGTGGAGTGAAAAAAAAGATGTGCTAACGTTTGCAACAAAATTCCCTCTAGGGGATAGTCGAAAAAAATCAAGgagaaaaaggaaaatcgcGTCGGGCTGCGGTGGCTTTTCCTCCTCCCGCCCCCTTTCCATTCAACGAATCTGATACAGAATATGCCTCGAAGGTTTAACTCTTTCCCCACaacccacacaaacacacacacacacccttGAATTAATTCATACtctaataaatatacaaaaagttCTACTGAATGTCTGCTGCTGGCAGTGCTCTTTCTTTTTCCACTTGTGTCAGCGTAATCTTTTAGCAGCCTTTTGGTCATGATCACCAGAATGACTCGTACAATATACCAATTAGGAGAGGGGTGGAGGGCACACATATGTCTGTGTGGATATGAACAAACCGAATGGGGTCATAACTCAGTTAGCGACTGAGTGGAAACAATGGATTGGCTACCAAACAAAGACACCGAGTTCATGGCTGCCAACTTTATGAAGATGATTGGACGACAGCAATTTGCACTCAAGTTACCAACTTGCCGGCGGAAAGTTTTCCCTAATGCAGTGGCCTAATTGCACTCCCAACCCGGCACCCAGTGCTCCATAGCTGGGAACTTGATTAAGTTCGGAACCAATAAACCAGCGCCACATCTTCTCGGCccaaaagccaaaagaaaagtgcaattCAGAAGGGAAACCAACCTGGACAGAAGctggaaataaataaaagtggaAGTCCTAGACAAGTCCTTTTCCTAACGGAAAGcacaaacaaacgaaaatgCACAAAATTCCGCCAGCGATTTTCGTTGAACAAAGTGCACTCGCAGCCGTTGTcggtatgtatgtatgcaggTAGTTCCCTGCTGCTGGCCTTGTGGAATGAAATTCGTATTCATTATACTCACACATAAGCATAATTATGTcctttcattttcatttcgcccGCTTCATTAGCGACGCTCTGCCGCAGGTAGATTCgtcaacataaatatttatgccgGGTTGAGACAACGATGACGACAGCACTGGCGACCACCAAGGATATGAAGCTGCTCCAGCTGATAAAGATGATTATGATGTTCCCCAGCTCGGGAGGACctctcacgcacacacacacacacaagctcACGCACACAGGAATACAGCTTCCGTTTGGCGTTGTTTGTGTGCGCGCCTATGGTTGATTTgtatttatcttttttttttacatttagtACTCAGtctcggtttttttttttttgttctgttCGCCCCGCTAATTATGCGGGTATTGGTTATTCAATTAGGCGGAATAAAAAGGTTAGTAATAACTCGCGTTTATAAGGACTTCACTTAACATTTAAACAGCTTTTAATACCCGTTTTTTAGCGTTCTGAGTTCAGTGTTTTGATTACGGCTTTCAGTCTTCGGCGTTGAGTGTTTCGAATATGaattatttgaataattttcaGATTTTATGCTCGGCGCTTTTCCTTAAACGTTTCGGCAGACGCGTCGCGTCTTCAGCGTAACTATTGACAAACTGCTTCAATGTGGCCGTTTTGAAGTAGATGGAATCGCCGAAAACCAGCTGATTTTCCTGTAGAATTTTCCAACGCAGGCGCCTCAGAACGCTCTCTTATACGCAAATTCTGGCAAGTCTCCATTTAAGAGAAATCGCTTTTCGAAATCGAAAATCAGCGCTCTTTGCTGCCTGTTGAGTTTCGACGAGTACGCGTAGTCAACacaattatttcttttttttttttggaaattagagccgaggaaaatgggaaagtCCTCGGTCCACGATTTTCGGCCCCAGTGCGTTTCCCGCTAATGGATGCAAACAAAACGCAATGGCGAACAATGCAGGCAGCCCAGGACCACAGGTCCTTGGCTTGGTCCAGCTCCGATTTTAATATATCTAATGCACGTTTCAGGGCGGCTAATGCGCATTAGGCCTTTGTCCTGGTTATTAGCAGTTTCGATAGGTTCGCCCTTCTTTGCCGACGTCAATTTGATGGCCATTTCTATGCAGCGACCGTAATGCGCAACATTCCGGAGCTCTCGAGTTGGCCAAACTGCTTAGGCGTTTGCCTTTTGACTTCCGCTGTATCGCCTTTTGTTGGCtgccgagcagcagcagggacAGGACTCGGACTTTGGCCAGgatcaggagcagcagcagtccgGGCAGCATCGTAAATTAGCAGCGGTTTATTGCCAGTACGTGACATTTTGGCCCCGTTCCGGCGTCTGTATTTTCCTTGGCAATAATTACGGCCTTCATTTATTTGCCTGCTCGGGTTTTCCCCGGTTTTCCTGCTTTTTCCTGGCTTTTGTGGCTTGCGGCTTCGTGGCATCGAGTCTTGCCTACCGTATTTGTTCAACAATATAACATTGATTATTGCAATTGCTTGGCCATTGCGCATACGACGCGTGGGCCCTGATTGAAGCCGCACATCTTGTGGCATTGGAACCGCAGGGATTGCAATTTATTTCTATGACCGGAACTATCTTAATGTGCGCTCAACTAACAATCTTGCTACTTTTGCGATACCCTCGAGTTGCGcacatttaatatttttaagcatCATACTAATGAGCCAGAAACTTTAACCGTACACGCTACGTCCTTCAGAGCAGCCAGCACGTAAAACTCCCATTGTGTGGACCCCCTTTCCCGGATCGAGCTTATGCGTGGGTGCTGGGGAGCGTTAAGCATTTTCCAGTGCGTGACATGCGGCCCCTCTTCGAGTTGTATCAATACACAAAGCGAAAAACTATGTCATTCTTGTAATACCAGTTGCTTTTAACAAAGTTTGAAATG carries:
- the LOC116800527 gene encoding uncharacterized protein LOC116800527; amino-acid sequence: MLALTLGFAVQLLLLISLLLLLPLPGFSRELRQPYRYDRYDGNPGQNQPRNLERN
- the LOC6609886 gene encoding ataxin-8, producing the protein MKMKGHNYAYVLRVKCLASTIKALYHPQQRQQHERQARQQQQQQQQQQQQQQHQQQHSQQQQLRRQQHQKQQQQQAIRL